TAGTAAGTCGAATAAAGAGTATTTTGtttttcaacctacaatcataattctttcttatttcacaatttctttcatGTGCAGGATCTTACGACATACTGAACTAAAAAAGCAAGCATCATATACTACAGGATTAGGTCAACATGATCATCAGGATCTTTCaacatactgaactaaaacagcaatcATCATGTACCACACGATTAGGCCaataggatcatgccatcaggatcaagcatTCAGGATACAGGGAACAAACTGGGATACATGAAACACTagccatatcaaacacagaatCTACAATGGCTGTAATCAAAAAATTCCTTGGAAAGAACTGCAAAATTCTATGTGCCAGCTAATTCAGTGCACAGCTTATATTTCTCACCGAAAATGAACGACGATAACAATTCTATTCAAATTTTTGCCTCCCATTACAATTGTCTGTTACAATGTGACTCAAAATAGTATGTACTTGAAATGCAATGTAGCAAATCAAATATTTCGTAGtacaattacttattctaataaatcaacaaacatgaaatacaagcattaaaaattccaTAAAATTGCAATAGTcatttgacgacagtcgtcgtaccctcccagatgcagaggccgtacctgtccaccgacgtggaCCTAAGGGAGATATGTTTCCCCCCAGTGCACCGACGGTGAAGTACggcgagcagggacgcacccgcgtgcgccctgatacgtcagcggacgtcaggagtgttgtaaataattatgttttataaataccttTAAATAACCATGAGCCTCCGCAAATATATAACTCTTACGTATGGATTAGTGTATGTGAATGTTATGTAAATACTTCGTCtttattctgtaatttattaactgagtcatttgtgtgtgtattttattaaCTGGCTACTTTTTATATCGTTATAATAATTCTTAATTCGTTCAAGTGTTATGTCAGCCATGTAACTGCAGCCTGGCGCACCGCAaggcgggcctctcccacgccggccgatttcccctgccctcctccgcggcccgcagGCCTCGGCCTGCCAGCGGGCGGAGGAGTGCAGTGGTGAACCAGACGCGAGAGCGAgtggacgtgcgctccgctccgctcgaGATACACGTTTTCTTAGCTCTGAGTTCGCAGTCAGTGAAACGTCACGGGACTGTCTCTGCAGCCGAGCTGCATTCGTTATACCGCTGGACTTTCTCAGTTTTACGTGTCTTTTCGGAACTTTAGTTGCATACGTCACAGGCCGTGTACGTGCCTCTTCGAACCGCCGAACCTCTCAGTCAGTAAGAGTATTCGCTGGACCCATTCCGCTTACGTGACGGGCCGCGTACGCGCTGCACAGATACACATGTATCTATACggaactttcgtaaccggtacgattaGCTACGGGGCTACCTTCTCTGTTCGTTTCGGGTCACATCCTAAGGAcgagacttatttccgggagtccgggtcgcggcggggaggacgctcgttccgcgacgtgccggccaggctgcggcaggatttTCTATACGGAAATaaaaaggggctcgtgaaaacggacatcatcgcaTTATCCTTGGAACTACCTACCGTTCCTCCTACCCCCGTAacgttccctccaggtcccgcattttccggtcccggccacgttggcctgaactcacttcctcaccgacgagagctacatgggcaaaacaggacattttcgcaaacaggaaattagggaccataggtCCGGGGGACATCACATTATTTAacgaatttcattattacaacaaaCTCTACATTGAacaagttctaaaaaaaaatattataataataataaataaatgttggcAATTGCGTGAATCCAtaagtattgtaatgtaagctttaaattgttattttttcacaaaccagtaagAATTAAGAAACCTTCATTTCAGAGTTAATTCTGGAATGTCTcaagtatatggaaaacatatacCTATTCATATTTATTGCAGGTGAAGAATGAATGGCAACGGCAGagtaaaagcacaggtattgtaatttaagatataaaaatttaaattttttaaaactagtaggaattatgaAACAATCCCTTTGGAGTAAATTTAGGCATGTGTGAAGTGTATGAAGtgtgttttcagatttttttttgcctttctgTTCTAAAGCTATGCTGTCCGATAATTACCGCAACTTTGACTGCAATTCGCTACCTATAAAAATTCTAACCTTAACCTCAAATAATGTGGTGCTTGGTACGAGAACAGAAACTACAAGACATTGAAAAGCAGCCAATTGTTTTAATTTCCACAATTTGTTACATGTTGTTATGCAGTTTGATGACTAATATGTTTTCTAATCAAATAAAGTTTTCAGCCAAAGGGCAAACATGGTCCAGAAGGTAAGAAAAGTACTTTTTATCTAAATTAGTGTAGGCCTACTTaaaagaaaacacaaataaaTCAATATTCATACATATTAATGAATGCATGAAACATGTCACAAGCTTACCAACTTTCATAAGAATTTCCCTCTtatttcatttattgttttaagcatactaagTAACTACATACTGTACTTTATAGAATTagtactgtattaaaaaaaaaaattatgtacgaCTTAATATGTAAGTGTTGGGCTTGGGCGTAAAGTAATTAAACCTCAGTTTGAAGCCATCGAAACTGTGTTTTAACATTTGCCAAATTTGCAATTTTAAATAGCAACTACGGCATTTCCAAAGAAAAATACGTTGAACTGAattagcattgagtgtccactctgtactagtactttattaaCTCTGTGGTTCCAGCTTAGAGTCACAATACCACAACTCCATTAACACGACGAACTCTAATATGATTGTCGCCAAATCTTCCCATGCCAAATGTGTACATTAAATGCAGTACACCTATCTCTcccttagcacgtcttcagattgcacggattcatttagcgtgatgtgaattttactgccccagtcttgaatagcacgtctgtaaatttcagatagcacaaaatctcggcaggcagggaaaaaaaaaaaatcgagcaaGACGCCACAAAgtttgtttcaacttctgtaaacaactgatgtgccgtgggatacagttagccaaacaaagAGGGAAAGAGATGCACTCGCAGGTCTGTCTACACTATAGGCTGTTATATACTGTTATAGGCTGTTATAGGCAAGATACGCAAtaaatagattctatttctaatttcgtgTCTTGCCACACAATGGATAGCAAAAGGAAAATCTTACacaactaaacttcaaaaatatttttcttgtaaataaatgtgctgaaatataaaatttatttttatgtttgggTACACTTTCACATTTTTAGTATGACTTCAACtgtttaatacaattatttttaatttttcgcatacctaacaacataattattttgtccCTTATCAAAATATGTACAGCTTGCTTCcttgtatataaaataaacttaatctcactTTGTGTAAGAGACTAAATGTTATACTGTTATGCACTTCTGCTATCAAGAGGGAATAAAAGATTCCTAAAGGACCTACACTGTATTTGGCACATTACATAGGTACCTACCTCATTTTATTTATGGACACATTTGGGTTAAAAGGATTTGCTGACATACTCATTAGAGTTTGTCGTATTAATATTGTTAAAACTATTAACTCTGTTGTGCTGGAATGATGTATGACACCTAATCAAATTTGTCATTGAGTCACAGCATTGAAACTCCAGCTTTAAAAAGAGAATCTACTTCTTTCGGGCTGATGGGGCACGTGTATTGTCATGTTCACGTCTCTgagaccttgtatttcatttgcTACTGAGCGTGTTGCGCCTGTCGGGTTGTGGGATTGttactcaaaattaaaaacagttgGATAGTGGAATAACTTGGATGCTAAAACAGCCCATGCATTAGCGAGGAATTTTGTAAAGATATGGTAGGTACGGAACcggtaaggggggaggggggaggggggatgggggatggggggaggggggatggagggagggagggaagaaACATAGATGCTTGCCACCAGCATGctgaacagaagaaaaaaaaattaagaaattttggtAGAGTTCCAAATCACATATTTAAGTTTAACCCTTGATCTTGATGGCATAATCCTGTATGATTAATcctatggtacatgatgcttcCTGTTTTCATTATGTACGGcaaaagatcctgaacataacaaaacattacaaactatgttaggaagtaaaaataaaattattttcagatttttattttatctaataATACGATCATTATGTATTATttgttacatcacaatttttgtaataaataaaaacagtaagcatcatgtaccataggatcaaggtattcaggatcatgccatttaggatcaagggatagacttgcaAACAGAATTCAAAACTTATACcgaaatatctcaaaaaaaaaaaactatatggagggagagaaaacaaaaaaatatacatgtagAGAGATCAGACATAGAGAAAAAGAGAAACCCTTACATTACCCAATATCCTTACAAACTGCACAAAACTTACCTATTTGGAAAGAGGATATGCTTTCTTAACAGCAAGCAGAAAATGATGCATACGCTCACGTTCATCAGGGAACCTTCTACGAAACATAAATTCTGCAAGGTACCCAACAAAATGTGGAGTTCGTAGCCCGCATCGAGGAATATTGTTCCTTATATCACACCACAATCGTTCTATCCTTGAGGTGTTCGCCCCTGAGTCAAGACCAATGAAATTCATATTACGATTCACATGAAAGCGTTCAAAATCATGGTCTGAAAGACAATCAAAAGTCTGCCAATAGTCACTCATAAGTGTTGTCCCAGGCATTATGAATTCCTCGATCATACACATAAGAGACTTGCTAGTAAGAACCTCAACAGGAATTACAAAGATACGGTTAGTATTCCTCTCAATGCCACCAAAAACCCACAGCTCCTCGTCGCTGCGCCCTCGTCTacttttatattttggttttcctACATTAGCCCCATATATCTCTACAATAGAACCCGCCCCTCCTATTTTGCCTAAACACTCTGTTAAATACAAT
This DNA window, taken from Bacillus rossius redtenbacheri isolate Brsri chromosome 3, Brsri_v3, whole genome shotgun sequence, encodes the following:
- the LOC134530720 gene encoding uncharacterized protein LOC134530720, with product MACISDGFLGFADQGCGGCSLDLWEFASLVQSWPLLFEFLVDHGVLLSEMRCGNCGAVIELAEDSEYFSCQRRTGTDLNKSVERERCRFKKSFRHGTWFSRSCLSVSDICKITYMFLVLRRPSNQFIQRHCHVSQKTVQEWSHFCREVMLSLYLTECLGKIGGAGSIVEIYGANVGKPKYKSRRGRSDEELWVFGGIERNTNRIFVIPVEVLTSKSLMCMIEEFIMPGTTLMSDYWQTFDCLSDHDFERFHVNRNMNFIGLDSGANTSRIERLWCDIRNNIPRCGLRTPHFVGYLAEFMFRRRFPDERERMHHFLLAVKKAYPLSK